The Micromonospora krabiensis genome window below encodes:
- a CDS encoding alpha/beta hydrolase — protein MTERGVVLWIHGGGWRARAEEDGAALTAHGLRVVPARYRLAPEARWPAQLDDVRAEARRARAESGGLPLLVAGDSAGGMLALQLGLRGVDRPDDVAAVLAYWSPVDPLEPDWKQLRRGDDPWADLLGHPPATDDPPTLDTTVTSHIGNRVPVLLVHGADDRAVPASQSVGLTAALLAAGHPVHSWLTHGGHALPLDRPDLRAATAAFLDHVLPPA, from the coding sequence ATGACCGAGCGGGGTGTGGTGCTCTGGATCCACGGCGGCGGCTGGCGGGCGCGGGCGGAGGAGGACGGCGCCGCGCTCACCGCGCACGGGCTGCGGGTGGTGCCCGCCCGCTACCGCCTGGCGCCCGAGGCGCGCTGGCCGGCGCAGCTCGACGACGTACGGGCCGAGGCCCGGCGGGCCCGCGCGGAGTCGGGTGGCCTGCCGCTGCTGGTCGCCGGTGACTCCGCCGGCGGCATGCTCGCCCTGCAGCTCGGCCTGCGCGGCGTCGACCGCCCGGACGACGTGGCGGCCGTGCTGGCGTACTGGTCGCCGGTCGACCCGCTGGAGCCGGACTGGAAGCAGCTGCGCCGCGGTGACGACCCGTGGGCCGACCTGCTCGGGCACCCGCCGGCGACCGACGATCCGCCGACGCTCGACACGACCGTGACCAGCCACATCGGCAACCGGGTGCCGGTGCTGCTCGTGCACGGCGCCGACGACCGGGCGGTGCCGGCGAGCCAGAGCGTCGGCCTCACGGCCGCGCTGCTGGCCGCCGGGCACCCCGTCCACAGCTGGCTGACCCACGGCGGGCACGCGCTGCCGCTGGACCGTCCGGACCTGCGGGCGGCGACGGCGGCCTTCCTCGACCACGTGCTGCCGCCCGCCTGA